One Halorhodospira halophila DNA segment encodes these proteins:
- a CDS encoding nucleotide pyrophosphohydrolase: MSDQDPESFRELQQQLQSFVAERDWSQFHTPKNLAMALTGEVGELVEHFQWLSNEASDSLPADKLAEVRRELADVQIYTMLLANRLDLDLAAAVRDKIAENETKYPPDRAFGRSDKYTDL; the protein is encoded by the coding sequence ATGTCCGACCAAGATCCAGAGTCGTTCCGAGAGCTTCAGCAGCAGCTACAGAGTTTTGTAGCCGAGCGCGACTGGTCGCAGTTCCATACCCCGAAGAACCTGGCCATGGCCTTGACCGGCGAGGTCGGGGAACTCGTCGAGCACTTCCAATGGCTGAGCAACGAGGCTTCCGACAGCCTGCCGGCGGACAAGCTGGCGGAAGTGCGTCGTGAACTGGCGGACGTCCAGATCTATACGATGCTCCTTGCCAACCGGCTGGACTTGGATCTTGCGGCGGCCGTCCGCGACAAGATTGCCGAAAACGAAACCAAGTATCCGCCGGACCGCGCCTTCGGGCGGTCTGACAAGTACACCGATCTCTAA
- a CDS encoding CIA30 family protein has product MSGTESPAAYLLDDFTAADGRAAIGTAWQGFTDRVMGGRSDMHAGIVETDRGPALRLSGQVRLENNGGFIQSRLPLAPSGESFDASAWSGFGVTVRGTPGPYYLHVRSADTHQPWQHYRAPLAVAEDWQDVVVPFTAFEPRGLQADLDPARLTSVAVVAYGAAFEARVEVARLELSAAHP; this is encoded by the coding sequence ATGTCCGGAACGGAATCACCCGCCGCCTACCTCCTGGACGACTTCACCGCCGCGGACGGCCGGGCGGCGATCGGCACCGCCTGGCAAGGGTTCACCGACCGGGTCATGGGCGGGCGCTCGGACATGCACGCCGGCATCGTCGAGACGGACCGGGGGCCAGCCCTCCGGCTCAGCGGCCAGGTCCGGCTCGAGAACAACGGCGGGTTCATCCAGAGCCGACTGCCCCTCGCCCCATCCGGTGAAAGCTTCGACGCCTCCGCATGGTCGGGTTTCGGCGTCACCGTGCGCGGAACGCCCGGCCCGTACTACCTGCACGTGCGAAGCGCCGACACCCACCAACCGTGGCAGCACTACCGCGCCCCCTTGGCCGTCGCGGAAGACTGGCAGGACGTCGTGGTCCCCTTCACGGCCTTCGAACCACGGGGACTGCAGGCGGACCTCGATCCGGCACGGCTCACGTCGGTGGCCGTGGTGGCCTACGGGGCAGCGTTCGAGGCGCGGGTGGAGGTCGCCCGGCTGGAGCTTAGCGCGGCCCACCCCTGA
- a CDS encoding DUF2237 family protein: MSQPFESVNVLGQPLAPCSTQPLTGFYRDGCCNTSHEDFGIHTVCAQLDEAFLAFTREQGNDLTTPNPVMGFPGLQPEDRWCLCAGRWMEAYRAGVAPRVDLHATHAETLAVIDLETLKAYAL, from the coding sequence ATGAGTCAGCCTTTCGAGTCCGTCAACGTCCTCGGCCAGCCCCTCGCGCCCTGTAGCACTCAGCCTTTGACCGGCTTCTACCGGGACGGGTGCTGCAATACCAGCCACGAGGATTTCGGGATCCATACGGTCTGCGCCCAACTGGACGAGGCGTTTCTGGCCTTTACCCGGGAGCAGGGCAATGACCTGACGACCCCCAACCCCGTCATGGGGTTTCCCGGCCTTCAGCCTGAGGACCGGTGGTGTCTGTGCGCGGGCCGCTGGATGGAGGCCTACCGCGCTGGAGTGGCTCCCCGGGTGGATCTGCACGCCACGCATGCCGAGACCCTGGCCGTGATCGACCTCGAGACGCTGAAGGCCTACGCGCTGTGA
- a CDS encoding SPFH domain-containing protein gives MNDAVAIPEVTSILVVLMAVLLIAILVKGLVIVPQRHAMVIERLGRYHRTLEAGLNLIIPILDRPRPITIVRYRDNKKSIDTEKQIDLREVVLDFPKQEVITRDNVGVRIDGVLYYQIMDAQAAIYGAENLVLAVQTLAQTSLRSEIGRMELDQIFESRQEINGRLQATMDEAGNKWGVKVNRVEIRDIDIPDDIREAMNKQMAAERARRAEVREAEGYKQAEILKAEGDKEAAVQRAEGEKRAIKQILEAADDADGLESRDAMRYLIAQGYIEVLPKVAQDGERVFLPLEVTSLMGSVGGIRELLGPATGAAAASSQSGSGAGG, from the coding sequence ATGAATGATGCCGTGGCGATTCCCGAGGTGACCTCGATTCTGGTCGTACTGATGGCGGTGCTGCTCATCGCCATCCTCGTCAAGGGTCTGGTGATCGTCCCGCAACGCCATGCGATGGTGATCGAGCGCCTGGGTCGTTACCACCGGACGCTGGAGGCGGGGCTGAATCTGATCATCCCTATCCTCGATCGGCCCCGTCCGATCACGATTGTCCGCTATCGCGACAACAAGAAGAGTATCGATACGGAGAAGCAGATCGACTTGCGTGAGGTCGTGCTCGACTTCCCCAAGCAGGAGGTCATCACCCGCGACAATGTCGGGGTGCGCATCGACGGGGTGCTGTACTACCAGATCATGGACGCCCAGGCGGCCATTTACGGCGCCGAGAACCTGGTCCTTGCCGTCCAGACCCTGGCGCAGACCTCGCTGCGCTCGGAGATCGGGCGCATGGAGCTCGATCAGATCTTCGAGTCCCGTCAGGAAATCAACGGCCGGCTGCAGGCGACCATGGATGAGGCCGGCAACAAGTGGGGCGTGAAGGTCAATCGCGTCGAGATCCGCGATATCGACATCCCGGATGACATCCGCGAGGCCATGAACAAGCAGATGGCCGCCGAACGTGCCCGGCGCGCCGAGGTGCGCGAGGCAGAGGGCTACAAGCAGGCAGAGATCCTCAAGGCCGAGGGCGACAAGGAAGCCGCCGTGCAGCGGGCCGAAGGCGAGAAGCGGGCCATCAAGCAGATCCTCGAGGCTGCCGACGACGCCGACGGCCTGGAGTCGCGGGATGCGATGCGCTACCTGATCGCCCAGGGCTACATCGAGGTGCTGCCCAAGGTCGCGCAGGACGGGGAGCGGGTGTTCCTGCCGCTGGAGGTCACGAGCCTGATGGGATCGGTGGGCGGTATTCGCGAGCTGCTGGGGCCAGCGACGGGGGCTGCGGCGGCTTCAAGCCAGTCCGGTTCCGGCGCCGGTGGATGA
- a CDS encoding RNA-directed DNA polymerase — MKRLIDLSSEEARTHFLKGSSYFNGDMPSYISFEPILKDVAAVLNGGTFARLKESNPAELPDVNYNFIANKDGRFAWRPYELMHPAIYVSLVNVICDEDNWAVIKARIAEFEDGVIDCCSAPVMSVDHQGDVATQIKSWWQAVEQRSLTYSLEYSHLLHTDVTDCYGSLYTHSIAWAIHGFEEAKNKKSKNSLLGNKIDFHIRSSRHGQTNGISQGSVLMDFIAEIVLGYVDELINYELGSRTDIRILRYRDDYRIFANSDEKAESVLKVVSDKLRTVGMKLGVSKTFSSRNVVDGSIKPDKLAGLELQDLGTDNAKTIQKQLMRLHAFGQRYPNSGALRRLMGEFHASVSSQSSAPDDLEVQVAIATDIAHVSPATFPAVAGILSHLISLAPGEEKETLWTKVRDKLKRVPYNGYLEIWLQRVTQPKAVGIQFESDEPICQIVNGGEPQLWECGWVASEALRNAIDVKKLVVADVEGEKEVISPEEIELFKQNAWAY; from the coding sequence ATGAAACGCTTGATCGACTTGTCAAGTGAAGAAGCAAGGACTCACTTCCTTAAGGGAAGCAGCTATTTTAACGGTGATATGCCGAGCTACATTAGCTTTGAGCCGATTTTGAAGGACGTTGCGGCTGTTCTAAACGGCGGGACGTTTGCCCGGTTGAAAGAGAGCAATCCAGCTGAACTCCCGGATGTCAACTACAACTTCATTGCCAACAAAGATGGTAGGTTCGCTTGGCGTCCATACGAGCTCATGCATCCAGCGATATACGTTTCGCTTGTAAACGTCATCTGTGATGAGGATAACTGGGCCGTAATCAAGGCTCGCATCGCAGAGTTCGAAGACGGGGTCATCGATTGCTGTAGTGCTCCTGTGATGTCGGTTGATCACCAGGGCGATGTTGCCACCCAGATAAAGAGCTGGTGGCAAGCTGTAGAGCAGCGTTCCCTAACGTACTCCTTGGAATATAGCCATCTACTTCATACCGATGTAACCGACTGCTACGGATCGTTGTACACACATAGCATTGCCTGGGCCATTCATGGGTTCGAAGAGGCGAAAAATAAAAAAAGCAAAAACTCCTTGCTTGGAAATAAGATCGACTTTCACATCCGGTCTAGCCGTCACGGCCAGACGAATGGAATTTCCCAGGGCTCTGTTTTAATGGATTTCATCGCCGAAATCGTACTTGGGTATGTTGACGAGCTCATAAATTATGAGCTAGGAAGTCGCACTGATATCAGAATTCTTCGATATCGCGACGACTATCGTATCTTCGCAAATAGCGACGAAAAAGCAGAGTCAGTGCTCAAGGTCGTAAGCGACAAGTTGCGAACCGTAGGGATGAAATTAGGCGTTTCTAAAACCTTTTCCTCCCGAAACGTCGTGGATGGATCAATTAAACCGGATAAGCTCGCAGGACTTGAACTTCAAGATCTCGGGACCGATAACGCCAAAACTATCCAGAAACAATTGATGAGACTCCATGCATTTGGTCAACGGTATCCGAACAGTGGCGCTCTCCGCCGTCTAATGGGCGAATTTCACGCCAGCGTGTCTAGTCAATCGAGCGCGCCGGATGACCTTGAGGTACAGGTTGCCATAGCGACTGATATCGCCCATGTGTCTCCAGCAACGTTCCCAGCAGTTGCTGGCATTCTAAGTCATCTAATTTCACTGGCTCCTGGCGAAGAAAAGGAAACATTGTGGACAAAGGTTCGCGACAAGTTGAAACGCGTTCCGTATAACGGGTATCTTGAAATCTGGCTACAACGTGTCACGCAGCCGAAGGCAGTAGGGATCCAGTTTGAGAGCGATGAACCTATATGCCAAATAGTTAACGGCGGCGAACCTCAATTATGGGAATGCGGATGGGTCGCCAGCGAGGCACTAAGAAATGCGATTGACGTCAAGAAACTGGTTGTGGCTGATGTGGAAGGTGAGAAGGAAGTGATCAGCCCAGAAGAAATTGAGCTTTTCAAACAGAATGCTTGGGCGTATTAG
- a CDS encoding DUF2971 domain-containing protein, which translates to MADALARQMCSNGELTFDEATDLDYREMLRSSAGIDNPIVQIAMAQCIYRAYETYKPEENYFVSFARVPDEPLLWSHYAGRHEGFCLVFRSVNSSIWQYKEGLKRSITRKTPRSFSPNISQGLPESFTIRDITYEEQPDYLNAFYRFPESVANVDLSEQERRDLASKQQKHYFTKSRSWEYECESRITLRSPASWLFGERVEYSRQERLFRFEPSQLVGVILGARASYETRERVLEIVAERGDEVSASRDYKRTIFDCLVQQAELSTRGRQIVLKPTHIFGLGDCLTPENKGFEKRLSDWEKGCGLQFDGKRGARKVFAGDLE; encoded by the coding sequence GTGGCTGACGCGCTTGCAAGGCAGATGTGTTCCAACGGCGAACTGACATTCGATGAAGCCACCGATCTTGACTACCGTGAAATGCTTAGATCGTCCGCTGGCATCGACAATCCTATTGTTCAAATCGCAATGGCGCAGTGCATTTATCGGGCGTACGAGACGTACAAACCAGAAGAGAATTATTTCGTCTCATTCGCGAGAGTTCCGGATGAACCTCTGCTTTGGTCCCACTACGCGGGGCGTCACGAGGGATTCTGCTTAGTATTTCGGAGCGTCAATTCGTCGATTTGGCAGTACAAGGAGGGTTTGAAGCGATCTATCACCAGAAAAACGCCGAGAAGCTTCTCGCCAAACATCAGTCAGGGGCTCCCGGAGTCTTTTACGATCCGTGACATCACTTATGAAGAACAGCCCGACTACTTAAACGCATTTTATCGTTTTCCGGAGTCGGTCGCTAATGTAGACCTTTCAGAGCAAGAGCGTCGAGATCTCGCTTCTAAGCAACAAAAACATTACTTTACGAAGAGTAGGTCTTGGGAGTATGAGTGCGAATCCCGTATAACGCTACGCTCCCCAGCGTCGTGGCTTTTCGGGGAACGCGTCGAATATTCTCGCCAAGAGAGGCTGTTCCGTTTTGAACCGTCCCAGTTAGTGGGCGTAATCCTAGGTGCGCGTGCGTCTTACGAAACAAGGGAGAGAGTTCTGGAGATCGTAGCAGAACGGGGAGATGAAGTGAGTGCGAGTCGAGACTATAAAAGGACAATATTTGATTGCCTCGTCCAGCAGGCAGAACTTTCGACGCGCGGCCGGCAAATAGTCTTGAAACCCACTCATATATTCGGTCTAGGTGATTGCCTCACACCTGAAAACAAGGGGTTTGAAAAACGGTTGAGCGATTGGGAAAAAGGATGCGGATTGCAGTTCGACGGAAAGAGGGGCGCGAGAAAGGTATTTGCAGGAGATCTTGAATAA
- a CDS encoding NfeD family protein, producing MSAWSLWLGGAIVLILTDLFLFGGASGVLLAAAGMALFGMGAALLGLSWELQILTAALSGVVLVPLALMLLRRWTPGQLTQGVDDPRVRHQTFRVHLDARGDPRVHILGDEFGARPWSADMQLEEGAAVRLVRFEGTTAVVTREDGGGSGTPQQGRKGEHHE from the coding sequence GTGAGCGCATGGAGTCTCTGGTTGGGTGGGGCGATCGTCCTAATCCTGACGGATCTTTTCCTCTTCGGCGGAGCGAGCGGTGTGCTGCTCGCTGCGGCGGGCATGGCGCTTTTCGGGATGGGAGCCGCGCTGTTGGGTCTGTCCTGGGAGCTGCAGATCCTCACCGCCGCGCTCTCCGGGGTGGTGTTGGTGCCGCTGGCGCTGATGTTGCTCCGGCGCTGGACGCCGGGGCAACTGACGCAGGGCGTGGACGACCCGCGGGTGCGGCACCAGACGTTTCGGGTCCACCTCGATGCCCGTGGCGATCCGCGGGTCCACATCCTCGGTGATGAGTTCGGTGCACGCCCCTGGTCGGCGGACATGCAGCTCGAGGAAGGGGCCGCGGTCCGACTGGTTCGCTTTGAGGGCACGACGGCGGTCGTAACCCGTGAGGACGGGGGTGGTTCCGGAACCCCCCAACAAGGACGCAAAGGTGAGCACCATGAATGA
- the gltX gene encoding glutamate--tRNA ligase: MTMIRTRFAPSPTGYLHIGGARTALYSWLHTRRHGGRFVLRIEDTDRERSTPEAVNAILEGMAWLGLDYDEGPFYQTERYDRYREHLQTLLDSGQAYYCYCTKDRLERLRTEQQARKEKPRYDGRCRDLDGPPSEDVADEPVIRFRTPLEGHVVVEDAIRGKVQFLNSELDDLVIARGDGSPTYNFTVVVDDLEMGVTDVIRGDDHLNNTPRQIHLYQALGVEPPRFAHVPMILGEDGKRLSKRHGSVSVLQYRDEGYLPEALLNYLVRLGWSHGDQEVFGVEELIQLFDINDVNHSASTFNPSKLQWLNQQHIMRAAPNHIARHLGPFLAERGVDPAEGPSLEAVVRTQQERAKTLVEMADNSLFFYRRPEAYEEKAARKNFKEGTAEILEHCQHLFVGLPSWDAESIHGVVTEAAEAFEVKMGKVAQPIRVAVSGGAVSPPIDATLELLGREETVARLSAAVDWVRENVG; the protein is encoded by the coding sequence ATGACCATGATCCGCACGCGTTTCGCGCCCAGCCCGACAGGCTACCTGCACATCGGCGGTGCCCGGACCGCTCTCTACTCCTGGCTGCACACCCGCCGTCACGGGGGCCGGTTCGTGCTGCGGATCGAGGACACGGATCGCGAGCGCTCCACGCCGGAGGCGGTCAACGCCATCCTCGAGGGCATGGCCTGGCTCGGGCTCGATTACGACGAGGGCCCCTTCTACCAGACCGAGCGCTACGACCGGTACCGCGAGCACCTGCAGACGCTGCTCGACTCCGGGCAGGCGTACTACTGCTACTGCACCAAGGATCGTCTGGAGCGGCTGCGCACCGAGCAGCAGGCGCGCAAGGAGAAGCCGCGCTACGACGGCCGGTGCCGGGATCTGGATGGGCCGCCTTCCGAGGACGTCGCCGATGAGCCGGTGATCCGCTTCCGCACGCCGCTGGAAGGTCACGTGGTGGTCGAGGACGCCATCCGCGGCAAGGTCCAGTTCCTCAATTCGGAGCTCGATGATCTGGTCATCGCCCGCGGCGATGGCTCCCCGACGTACAACTTTACCGTGGTGGTCGATGACCTGGAGATGGGGGTGACGGATGTCATCCGCGGTGATGACCATCTGAACAACACGCCGCGCCAGATTCACCTCTACCAGGCCCTGGGGGTCGAACCGCCGCGCTTCGCCCACGTGCCCATGATCCTCGGTGAGGACGGCAAGCGCCTGTCCAAGCGCCACGGCTCGGTCAGTGTGCTGCAGTATCGCGACGAGGGGTATCTGCCCGAGGCGCTGCTCAACTACCTGGTGCGGTTGGGCTGGTCCCACGGCGATCAGGAGGTCTTCGGTGTCGAGGAGCTGATCCAGCTCTTTGACATCAACGACGTCAACCACTCGGCGTCGACCTTCAACCCCTCCAAGCTGCAGTGGCTCAACCAGCAGCACATCATGCGCGCGGCGCCGAATCACATCGCCCGCCACCTGGGGCCGTTCCTCGCCGAGCGGGGCGTGGACCCTGCCGAGGGGCCGTCGCTGGAGGCGGTGGTGCGCACCCAGCAGGAGCGCGCCAAGACGCTGGTGGAGATGGCCGACAACAGCCTGTTCTTCTACCGCCGCCCGGAGGCCTACGAGGAGAAGGCCGCGCGCAAGAACTTTAAGGAGGGCACCGCCGAGATCCTCGAGCACTGCCAGCACCTCTTTGTCGGGCTGCCGAGCTGGGATGCCGAGTCGATCCACGGGGTGGTCACCGAGGCGGCCGAGGCCTTCGAGGTGAAGATGGGTAAGGTGGCCCAGCCGATTCGGGTGGCGGTCTCCGGCGGTGCCGTCTCGCCGCCGATCGATGCCACGCTGGAGCTGCTCGGGCGCGAGGAGACCGTGGCGCGGCTCAGCGCGGCCGTCGACTGGGTTCGAGAGAATGTGGGGTAA
- a CDS encoding thiol-disulfide oxidoreductase DCC family protein: MTASTTRPVVFFDGQCPVCSREIGLYQRLDTAGAVEWRDLHAPGALDDTELTWDQAMQRFHCRDADGVMRSGVDAFALVWSYLPYWRWASRVVRGLGLVRPMEPLYDWYARRRYSRSCSVQGDCR; this comes from the coding sequence ATGACCGCATCCACCACACGACCGGTCGTATTCTTTGATGGGCAGTGCCCCGTCTGTAGTCGCGAGATCGGCCTCTATCAGCGCCTGGATACCGCCGGAGCGGTGGAATGGCGCGATCTGCACGCACCGGGGGCGCTCGACGACACCGAGCTGACCTGGGATCAGGCCATGCAGCGCTTCCACTGCCGGGACGCCGATGGCGTGATGCGCAGCGGCGTGGACGCCTTTGCCCTGGTCTGGTCCTATCTTCCCTACTGGCGTTGGGCGTCGCGGGTCGTGCGCGGGCTGGGGCTGGTCAGGCCCATGGAGCCGCTTTACGATTGGTACGCACGCCGTCGCTACAGCCGGAGCTGCTCGGTGCAGGGGGACTGCCGCTAG
- the tenA gene encoding thiaminase II — MAFTFDDLVAACEQDWRAYIEHEFVRTLGQGTLSAEAFRHYLKQDYLFLTHFARAYALAAYKSRNLEDLRQAHAGMKTILDVELGLHVSFCREWGISEADLAKLPEARATMAYTRYVLDTGNRGDLLDLHVALAPCLVGYGEIANWLNAQPDTVRGDANPYDAWIAMYESEEFQAGMQAERAWLNTRLAEVTRSRFDELTEVFRDATRLEIDFWQMGLDGAD; from the coding sequence ATGGCTTTCACGTTCGATGACCTGGTCGCGGCCTGCGAACAGGACTGGCGGGCGTACATCGAGCACGAGTTTGTACGCACGCTCGGTCAAGGCACCCTGAGCGCGGAGGCCTTCCGCCACTACCTCAAGCAGGACTACCTGTTCCTGACCCACTTTGCCCGCGCTTACGCCCTGGCGGCCTACAAGAGCCGCAACCTGGAGGATCTCCGCCAGGCCCATGCGGGTATGAAGACGATCCTGGACGTGGAGCTTGGTTTGCACGTGTCTTTCTGCCGCGAGTGGGGCATCTCGGAAGCGGATCTGGCGAAGCTGCCCGAGGCACGAGCCACCATGGCCTACACCCGGTACGTGCTGGACACCGGCAACCGCGGCGACCTCCTCGATCTGCATGTGGCCCTGGCACCCTGCCTAGTGGGTTACGGGGAGATCGCCAACTGGCTCAATGCGCAGCCGGACACCGTCCGCGGCGACGCCAATCCCTACGACGCCTGGATTGCCATGTACGAGAGCGAGGAGTTCCAGGCGGGCATGCAGGCCGAACGGGCGTGGCTCAACACCCGCTTGGCGGAGGTGACCCGCAGCCGCTTCGACGAGTTGACGGAGGTCTTCCGGGATGCGACCCGTCTGGAGATCGATTTCTGGCAGATGGGTCTGGATGGCGCCGATTAG